A stretch of the Streptomyces venezuelae genome encodes the following:
- a CDS encoding TetR/AcrR family transcriptional regulator, giving the protein MTTSAAVPTRREQILNEAARLFAERGFHGVGVDEIGAAVGISGPGLYRHFAGKDAMLAELLVGISERLLTGGRHRVAEAAGRPEEVLASLVDGHIDFALDDRALITVHDRELDRLRDADRKLVRQLQRQYVELWVDVVRELHPDAPEAEARVAVHAVFGLLNSTPHLGSLGREATESLLRRLANGAFAALSAAPH; this is encoded by the coding sequence ATGACCACATCAGCGGCCGTCCCCACCCGTCGCGAGCAGATCCTCAACGAGGCCGCTCGTCTCTTCGCCGAGCGCGGATTCCACGGCGTCGGGGTCGACGAGATAGGCGCGGCCGTGGGCATCAGCGGCCCCGGCCTCTACCGGCACTTCGCGGGCAAGGACGCGATGCTGGCCGAGCTGCTGGTGGGCATCAGCGAGCGGCTGCTCACGGGCGGCCGGCACCGGGTCGCCGAGGCGGCCGGGCGCCCGGAGGAGGTCCTGGCCTCCCTGGTGGACGGGCACATCGACTTCGCCCTGGACGACCGCGCGCTGATCACCGTCCACGACCGGGAGCTGGACCGGCTGCGCGATGCGGACCGCAAGCTGGTCCGGCAGCTCCAGCGGCAGTACGTGGAGCTGTGGGTGGACGTCGTACGGGAACTCCACCCGGATGCGCCGGAGGCGGAGGCGCGGGTGGCGGTCCACGCGGTCTTCGGCCTCCTGAACTCGACCCCGCACCTGGGCTCACTGGGCCGCGAGGCCACCGAATCCCTCCTCCGCCGCCTGGCCAACGGCGCGTTCGCCGCACTGAGCGCGGCTCCTCACTAG
- a CDS encoding DUF4253 domain-containing protein — protein MTTPSHPLSALSALSALPDGLGLPAGSVIAQGGAPLLWLADETAEPGSWAQLRPAAESAGLLPVLLHDTHGPAEWWTDRLLPGRMSDPEDHHVEVVLREYWEAVVPDEAEDEDPEGEGAELIAPFGRSWAGLAAPGAAGADPEAEAAGTAEALLASGRLRNPRLGLVPATRSADIPAAIGWTGPTNHENDTARLGAVLRSWEERYGARVVALGFDLLDLSVAAPPRTSAESLAVAAEHFAFAPDNIWQGAGSLREYAQELPGSRQWTFWWD, from the coding sequence ATGACGACGCCTTCGCATCCCCTGTCCGCCCTGTCCGCCCTGTCCGCCCTGCCCGACGGACTCGGCCTGCCGGCCGGGTCGGTGATCGCGCAGGGCGGCGCGCCGCTGCTGTGGCTGGCCGACGAGACGGCGGAGCCCGGCAGCTGGGCGCAGCTCCGCCCGGCGGCGGAGTCCGCCGGGCTGCTGCCCGTACTGCTCCACGACACGCACGGGCCGGCGGAGTGGTGGACGGACCGGCTGCTGCCCGGCCGGATGTCCGACCCCGAGGACCACCATGTCGAGGTGGTGCTGCGCGAGTACTGGGAGGCCGTCGTCCCGGACGAGGCGGAGGACGAGGACCCGGAGGGGGAGGGTGCGGAGCTGATCGCCCCGTTCGGCCGCAGCTGGGCGGGCCTGGCGGCGCCGGGCGCGGCCGGTGCCGACCCGGAGGCCGAGGCGGCCGGGACGGCGGAAGCGCTCCTCGCGAGCGGGCGGCTGCGCAACCCCCGGCTCGGGCTCGTCCCGGCCACCCGGAGCGCCGACATACCGGCCGCCATCGGCTGGACCGGCCCCACGAACCACGAGAACGACACGGCACGGCTCGGCGCGGTGCTGCGTTCCTGGGAGGAGCGGTACGGCGCGCGCGTGGTCGCGCTCGGCTTCGACCTGCTCGACCTGTCGGTGGCGGCCCCGCCCCGCACCTCCGCCGAGTCCCTCGCGGTGGCCGCCGAGCACTTCGCCTTCGCTCCCGACAACATCTGGCAGGGCGCCGGTTCCCTCCGGGAGTACGCCCAGGAGCTGCCGGGCTCCCGGCAGTGGACCTTCTGGTGGGACTGA
- the tesB gene encoding acyl-CoA thioesterase II — protein sequence MNAALGELLDLLDLEQIEENIFRGTSRSAVVPRVFGGQVAAQALVAAGRTVPGDRLAHSLHSYFLRAGDPGAPIVYMVDRIRDGRSFTTRRVVAVQHGKPVFHLSASFQTYEEGLDHQAAMPAAPDPESLPTAAEALPAYRETFRDPGTVERLLEARGAVDLRYATTPPWGSVGEPIEPHTQVWFRTAGKLADDPLLHVCLATYVSDMTLLDSVLLAHGRGGWAVGDVVGASLDHAMWFHRPFRADEWLLYDQESPSAHGGRGLGQARIYTQDGRLAITVIQEGVVRVPR from the coding sequence TTGAACGCAGCACTGGGCGAACTCCTCGATCTGCTCGACCTGGAGCAGATCGAGGAGAACATCTTCCGCGGCACCAGCCGGTCCGCCGTGGTGCCGCGGGTCTTCGGCGGCCAGGTCGCCGCGCAGGCGCTGGTCGCGGCCGGCCGCACAGTGCCCGGGGACCGGCTCGCGCACTCCCTGCACTCGTACTTCCTGCGGGCCGGGGACCCCGGTGCGCCGATCGTGTACATGGTGGACCGGATCCGCGACGGGCGGTCCTTCACCACCCGCCGGGTGGTCGCGGTCCAGCACGGCAAGCCGGTGTTCCACCTCTCCGCGTCCTTCCAGACGTACGAGGAGGGCCTGGACCACCAGGCCGCGATGCCGGCCGCGCCGGACCCGGAGTCACTGCCCACGGCCGCCGAGGCGCTGCCCGCCTACCGGGAGACCTTCCGGGATCCGGGCACCGTGGAGCGGCTGCTGGAGGCGCGGGGCGCGGTGGACCTGCGGTACGCCACCACCCCGCCGTGGGGTTCGGTCGGCGAACCGATCGAACCCCACACCCAGGTCTGGTTCCGCACGGCGGGCAAGCTCGCCGACGATCCGCTGCTGCACGTCTGCCTGGCCACCTACGTCTCGGACATGACCCTGCTCGACTCGGTGCTGCTGGCCCACGGGCGGGGCGGCTGGGCGGTCGGCGACGTGGTCGGGGCCTCGCTGGATCACGCCATGTGGTTCCACCGGCCGTTCCGGGCCGACGAATGGCTGCTGTACGACCAGGAGTCCCCTTCCGCGCACGGCGGGCGGGGGCTGGGCCAGGCCCGCATCTACACCCAGGACGGGCGGCTGGCGATCACGGTCATCCAGGAGGGCGTGGTCCGCGTCCCGCGCTGA
- a CDS encoding phosphatase — translation MPIPSRAELIDHLVRTRIAGHVATPRENNLSHYRKLANGDRHYWLGLELGDRWTDEQDVLAVMAERVGVVDDPAHRFGQDTIDPELTVDGLDRMAARLRKAALDQQSVLLATGHPGGLLDVHRATAAALREAGCEIVVIPAGLMADEGSVWQFADVAVLERGATLWHTHSPEPMAAILDGLAAAGRPQPDLVVADHGWAGCAAQRGLDAVGYADCNDPALFLGEAEGTLQVAVPLDDHVRDPRYYDLLVAYLLGAAGLGEPAA, via the coding sequence ATGCCGATACCCAGCCGCGCGGAACTCATCGACCACCTCGTCCGGACCCGTATCGCGGGCCACGTGGCGACTCCCCGGGAGAACAACCTCTCCCACTACCGCAAGCTCGCCAACGGCGACCGCCACTACTGGCTGGGTCTGGAGCTGGGCGACCGCTGGACCGACGAGCAGGACGTGCTCGCCGTGATGGCCGAGCGCGTCGGTGTGGTCGACGACCCGGCCCACCGGTTCGGGCAGGACACCATCGACCCCGAGCTGACCGTGGACGGGCTGGACCGGATGGCGGCCCGGCTGCGGAAGGCGGCGCTGGACCAGCAGAGCGTCCTGCTGGCCACCGGCCACCCGGGCGGCCTGCTGGACGTCCACCGGGCCACCGCCGCCGCCCTGCGGGAGGCCGGCTGCGAGATCGTGGTCATCCCCGCCGGCCTGATGGCGGACGAGGGCTCGGTGTGGCAGTTCGCCGACGTGGCCGTCCTGGAGCGCGGCGCGACCCTGTGGCACACCCACTCGCCGGAACCGATGGCGGCGATCCTCGACGGCCTGGCCGCGGCCGGCCGGCCCCAGCCGGACCTGGTCGTCGCCGACCACGGCTGGGCGGGCTGCGCGGCCCAGCGCGGCCTCGACGCGGTCGGCTACGCCGACTGCAACGACCCGGCGCTGTTCCTCGGCGAAGCGGAAGGCACCCTCCAGGTCGCCGTCCCGCTGGACGACCACGTCCGCGACCCCCGCTACTACGACCTCCTGGTCGCCTACCTGCTGGGCGCCGCGGGGCTCGGCGAGCCCGCCGCCTGA